The stretch of DNA TCACTGCATTCAACATCGTTTTCTATGTCCACAGCATAATGATATTCACCATACGAAGCCGGATAATTCGTTTTAGGTATCGATGTAATGGCATCAAATTCCACACCCATTGTTTCTTCTAACTTTCCATGGGCAATTTCCATTGCTTTAAGCCGCTGCATGGATACCGCCAACTGCTTTGTCGAAGTGGTAACAGCAAATAATATGACAACAGCGCAAATGCTCAATATTAATACAGAGCTTAGCACCTCTAAGATGATAAATCCCCGCTGTTCAGTAAGCAAAAGCATCACCTCCATGATAACGGATAACGGATTAACCATACTCATGATCCGGTAGCTACCACAAACCGCGTGAGAATACCTAAAATTTTTTGCCCACTAATTTTGCCAATATGATAAAATTTATACAATTAATCAAAAAAATCCTGCCAATATAGAAAAGTTTTTCAACAATATTACATAAATTTGCAGCAGTTTCTCCAAACAGCATAAAAAGTTTGCAGAATACTTGATCTTTAAACCAGTTAAAAGGAATGCATTGATATGAATTGCATCCGAAGCACTATCTTTGGAAACCAGGCATATTCTATAATCGAACTAGCTGTCGTTATCCTGATTATAGGTATAATAATGACCATTGCTGTCCCGGCCATGAATAACTATATGGCAAATTATCAACTGCAAGCCGAATGTCTGCAGTTACAACGGCATATCCGTTCAGTGGCGCAGGAAGCACTGGTGAAGGATTCCGACAGTTTTTATATCAGGCTGTATTTAGCAGATGATAAATATAGAATTGTTGCTCCGTCAGCCAATGGCAATTCCGAAATAGTGCAATTACCTGAAGGAATAGATCTGGCATATTCCAATTTTCCACTTGATTACATTAGATTCTCCGGCAAGGGTAAGCCGGTGGTA from Desulfoscipio gibsoniae DSM 7213 encodes:
- a CDS encoding type IV pilus modification PilV family protein gives rise to the protein MSMVNPLSVIMEVMLLLTEQRGFIILEVLSSVLILSICAVVILFAVTTSTKQLAVSMQRLKAMEIAHGKLEETMGVEFDAITSIPKTNYPASYGEYHYAVDIENDVECSEFLKKICVTVYFTEPLSGLEKSVTIAAARAKR
- a CDS encoding prepilin-type N-terminal cleavage/methylation domain-containing protein, with translation MNCIRSTIFGNQAYSIIELAVVILIIGIIMTIAVPAMNNYMANYQLQAECLQLQRHIRSVAQEALVKDSDSFYIRLYLADDKYRIVAPSANGNSEIVQLPEGIDLAYSNFPLDYIRFSGKGKPVVGGHVRLTSKKTGKMQYVIVAAVTGRTRISHQPPLSSE